A genomic window from Serratia liquefaciens includes:
- a CDS encoding S9 family peptidase: MMTPPKAEKRPYPITVHGDTRVDDYYWLRDDDRADPQVLDYLQAENAFTDAALKPQQALRETLYEEMVARIPQQEHSVPYVRNGYRYQTRFEPGNEYAIYVRQPQAESEHWDTLIDGNQRAEQREFYTLGGLEVSPDNQRLAVAEDFLSRRQYDIRFKNLSDDSWTDEVLENTSGNFEWANDSATVYYVRKHAKTLLPYQVYRHVVGTDPQLDELIYEELDDTFYVGLEKTTSERFILIHLSSTTTSEILLLDADRADSTPQMFVPRRKDHEYGIDHYHQHFYIRSNKDGKNFGLYQSEQADEAQWQTLIAPRVEVMLEGFSLFRDWLVVEERSEGLTQLRQIHWQSGEVKRIAFDDPTYTTWLAYNPEPETDLLRYGYSSMTTPTTLYELNLDSGERVMLKQQEVKNFTPENYRSERVWVKARDGVEVPVSLVYRPDSFVHGSNPLMVYGYGSYGSSMDPAFSASRLSLLDRGFVFALAHIRGGGELGQLWYEDGKLFNKQNTFNDFIDVTETLIAQGYGDAKRVFAMGGSAGGLLMGAVINQAPQLFNGIVAQVPFVDVVTTMLDESIPLTTGEYDEWGNPNERAYYDYILQYSPYDQVKAQDYPHMLVTTGLHDSQVQYWEPAKWVAKLRELKTDDRQLLLYTDMDSGHGGKSGRFKAYEDIALEYAFILALAE, translated from the coding sequence ATGATGACCCCCCCTAAGGCAGAAAAACGTCCTTATCCTATTACCGTTCACGGCGACACGCGTGTGGACGACTACTATTGGCTGCGCGACGACGATCGCGCAGACCCGCAGGTGCTGGACTACCTGCAGGCGGAAAACGCCTTCACCGACGCGGCGTTGAAACCGCAGCAGGCCCTGCGCGAAACGCTGTATGAAGAGATGGTGGCGCGCATTCCTCAACAGGAACATTCGGTACCCTATGTCAGAAACGGTTACCGCTATCAGACGCGCTTCGAGCCGGGCAATGAGTACGCGATTTATGTGCGTCAGCCGCAGGCGGAAAGCGAGCATTGGGACACCCTGATCGACGGCAACCAGCGCGCCGAGCAGCGAGAGTTTTATACCCTTGGCGGCCTGGAAGTCAGCCCCGACAACCAAAGACTGGCGGTTGCGGAGGATTTCCTCTCCCGTCGCCAATACGACATTCGTTTCAAAAACCTCAGCGACGACAGCTGGACCGACGAAGTGCTGGAAAACACCTCCGGCAATTTCGAATGGGCCAATGATTCAGCCACCGTTTATTACGTGCGTAAACACGCTAAAACGCTGTTGCCGTATCAGGTCTATCGCCACGTGGTGGGCACCGATCCGCAGCTTGATGAATTGATCTACGAAGAGCTGGATGACACCTTCTACGTTGGCCTGGAGAAAACCACCTCCGAACGTTTTATTCTGATCCATCTGAGCAGCACCACCACCTCGGAAATTCTGCTGCTGGACGCCGATCGCGCCGACAGCACGCCACAGATGTTTGTGCCGCGCCGCAAGGATCATGAATACGGTATCGATCACTATCATCAGCACTTCTACATCCGTTCCAACAAGGACGGCAAAAACTTCGGCCTGTATCAGAGTGAACAAGCAGACGAAGCGCAGTGGCAGACGTTGATTGCTCCCCGCGTAGAAGTGATGCTGGAAGGCTTTAGCCTGTTCCGCGACTGGCTGGTGGTAGAGGAACGCAGCGAGGGATTGACCCAACTGCGACAAATCCACTGGCAGAGCGGCGAAGTGAAGCGTATCGCCTTCGACGATCCGACCTACACCACCTGGCTGGCATACAACCCTGAGCCGGAAACCGATCTGCTGCGCTATGGTTACTCCTCGATGACCACGCCCACCACGCTGTATGAGTTGAATCTCGACAGCGGTGAACGCGTGATGCTCAAGCAGCAGGAAGTGAAAAACTTTACCCCGGAAAATTACCGCAGCGAGCGAGTCTGGGTGAAGGCGCGCGACGGTGTCGAGGTGCCGGTTTCGCTGGTTTATCGCCCGGACAGCTTCGTGCACGGCAGCAATCCGCTGATGGTGTATGGCTACGGATCCTACGGCAGCAGCATGGATCCGGCCTTCAGCGCCAGCCGCTTGAGCCTGCTGGATCGCGGTTTTGTCTTTGCGCTGGCGCACATTCGCGGCGGCGGCGAATTGGGGCAGCTGTGGTACGAAGACGGCAAGCTGTTCAACAAGCAAAATACCTTCAACGACTTTATCGACGTGACGGAAACCTTGATTGCTCAAGGGTACGGCGATGCCAAACGGGTATTCGCCATGGGCGGCAGCGCAGGCGGCTTGCTGATGGGCGCGGTGATTAACCAGGCGCCACAGCTGTTTAACGGCATCGTGGCGCAGGTGCCGTTTGTCGACGTGGTCACCACCATGCTCGACGAGTCCATTCCGCTGACCACCGGGGAATATGACGAGTGGGGCAACCCGAACGAACGGGCTTATTACGACTACATTTTGCAGTACAGCCCGTACGATCAGGTCAAGGCGCAGGATTACCCGCATATGCTGGTCACCACCGGCCTGCACGACTCGCAGGTGCAGTATTGGGAACCGGCCAAGTGGGTAGCGAAATTGCGTGAGTTGAAAACTGACGACCGCCAGCTCCTGCTGTATACCGATATGGACTCCGGCCACGGCGGCAAGTCCGGGCGTTTCAAGGCCTACGAAGATATCGCGCTGGAGTACGCCTTTATTTTGGCGCTGGCGGAGTAA
- the exoX gene encoding exodeoxyribonuclease X has translation MNLRVIDTETCGLEGGVVEVASVDLIDGIIANPMSDLVSPDRPIGIEAMAIHHITEQMVEGKPRIAVAIGRYLGSPYYVAHNAAFDRGVLPEMNGAWICTMKLARNLYPDIKYGNQYLRYALNLDVQLPQDTTLYPHRALYDCYVTAALLQRIIKDSGWTPEQMAQITEQPVLLKKFKFGKYRGQEIDRIAQEDPGYLRWMLKSIDDLSPDMKHTLKYYLIG, from the coding sequence ATGAATTTACGCGTAATAGACACTGAAACCTGCGGGCTGGAAGGCGGCGTGGTCGAGGTGGCCTCCGTTGATCTGATTGACGGGATAATCGCCAATCCCATGAGCGATTTGGTCAGTCCCGATCGGCCGATTGGCATTGAAGCCATGGCCATTCACCACATTACCGAGCAGATGGTCGAAGGGAAACCGCGTATCGCGGTGGCGATCGGGCGCTATCTCGGCAGCCCCTACTATGTCGCTCACAATGCGGCTTTCGATCGCGGCGTACTGCCGGAAATGAACGGCGCCTGGATCTGCACCATGAAGCTGGCCCGTAACCTGTACCCGGACATCAAATACGGCAACCAATATCTGCGCTACGCGCTCAATCTTGATGTTCAATTGCCGCAAGACACCACGCTGTATCCGCACCGGGCGTTGTACGACTGCTACGTGACCGCCGCGCTGTTGCAACGCATCATCAAGGATTCAGGCTGGACGCCGGAGCAAATGGCGCAAATCACCGAACAACCGGTGCTGTTGAAGAAGTTTAAGTTCGGAAAATACCGTGGGCAGGAAATTGATCGCATCGCTCAGGAAGATCCCGGCTATTTGCGCTGGATGCTGAAATCCATTGATGATCTCAGCCCGGACATGAAACACACGCTGAAATACTACCTGATCGGCTGA